The following proteins come from a genomic window of Nocardioides albertanoniae:
- a CDS encoding ABC transporter substrate-binding protein codes for MSPTTRPVRRARLTALAVLALGATVLTACGADSDNDGAAGAAGAGAISVENCGEKVSVDKPVTELYAYDGGIISIALAVGARDELAGVTGIARDQEVLELAYPQDRVDDLKVVGDKVPTLETVLALDPQLMFAGWGYGFSESRNLVPQSVEEHGIETYLLSETCRQDDGARGTMDAWTALRTDLLNIGTLTGHEQTAKKTVADIEERRDALERAPQPEKKPTAFLFDSGTDAVFTSGSFGGPQAIFDSAGVTNATADVEDTWTEVGWERLAAADPDVIYFVDYPGQSYAEKVKVLEANPASRDLTAVKEKRFVNLPYAMWVSGPLNIDAAEWVRRSLERFGLAPSSGIEPRLDITELGSLTGNEWLAR; via the coding sequence ATGAGCCCCACGACCCGCCCCGTACGCCGCGCCCGACTCACCGCGCTGGCCGTGCTCGCCCTGGGCGCCACCGTCCTCACCGCCTGCGGCGCCGACAGCGACAACGACGGAGCTGCCGGCGCTGCCGGTGCTGGTGCGATCAGCGTCGAGAACTGCGGTGAGAAGGTCAGCGTCGACAAGCCGGTCACCGAGCTCTACGCGTACGACGGCGGCATCATCTCGATCGCGCTGGCGGTCGGCGCCCGCGACGAGCTGGCCGGGGTCACCGGGATCGCGCGCGACCAGGAGGTGCTCGAGCTGGCCTACCCGCAGGACCGGGTCGACGACCTGAAGGTCGTCGGCGACAAGGTGCCGACGCTGGAGACCGTGCTGGCGCTCGACCCGCAGCTGATGTTCGCGGGCTGGGGCTACGGCTTCAGCGAGTCGCGCAACCTGGTGCCGCAGAGCGTGGAGGAGCACGGGATCGAGACCTACCTGCTCAGCGAGACCTGCCGCCAGGACGACGGCGCCCGCGGCACCATGGACGCCTGGACGGCGCTGCGCACCGACCTGCTCAACATCGGCACGCTGACCGGCCACGAGCAGACCGCGAAGAAGACGGTCGCCGACATCGAGGAGCGCCGCGACGCCCTGGAGCGCGCGCCGCAGCCGGAGAAGAAGCCGACCGCGTTCCTCTTCGACTCCGGCACCGACGCGGTCTTCACCTCCGGCTCCTTCGGCGGCCCGCAGGCCATCTTCGACAGCGCCGGGGTGACCAACGCGACCGCCGACGTCGAGGACACCTGGACCGAGGTCGGCTGGGAGCGCCTGGCCGCGGCCGACCCCGACGTCATCTACTTCGTCGACTACCCGGGGCAGTCCTACGCGGAGAAGGTCAAGGTGCTCGAGGCCAACCCGGCCTCCCGCGACCTGACCGCGGTCAAGGAGAAGCGGTTCGTGAACCTCCCGTACGCGATGTGGGTCTCCGGTCCGCTCAACATCGACGCTGCGGAGTGGGTGCGCCGTTCCCTGGAGCGCTTCGGGCTCGCGCCGTCTTCTGGGATCGAGCCGCGGCTCGACATCACCGAGCTCGGCAGCCTCACCGGCAACGAGTGGCTGGCGCGGTAG
- a CDS encoding FecCD family ABC transporter permease translates to MPFVPLVVVLLVASVLSAVASLAFGTERIPLGEVVAAVTDRVQGNPPGRWDVIVWELRMPRALMSLVVGAGLAVAGAGMQTLVRNPLADPFLLGISSGASVGATATITTGALAGLGIYALSTGALLGAIGASVMVWLVATAQGGLTPIRLVLSGVVLSSGLSAIASFLVFASDDPRAANSVMFWMLGSVGGASWERLWVPAVVGLVVAVGMLAMHRWLDALAAGPETAASLGVNVMALRAGLFVALAVLVGVLVAVSGGIGFVGLIVPHAARLLVGARHRVVLPVAALGGGLFLLWVDVLARLVARPQEIPLGVVTGVVGAPLFLLLMGRSRYRFGGES, encoded by the coding sequence GTGCCGTTCGTGCCGCTGGTGGTGGTGCTCCTGGTCGCCTCCGTGCTCAGTGCCGTGGCCTCCTTGGCGTTCGGCACCGAGCGGATCCCGCTCGGGGAGGTCGTCGCCGCGGTCACCGACCGGGTCCAGGGCAACCCTCCCGGCCGTTGGGACGTGATCGTGTGGGAGCTGCGGATGCCCCGGGCGCTGATGTCCTTGGTCGTCGGAGCCGGGCTGGCGGTCGCCGGAGCGGGCATGCAGACGCTCGTACGCAACCCCTTGGCCGACCCGTTCCTGCTCGGGATCAGCTCGGGCGCCTCGGTGGGCGCGACCGCGACGATCACCACGGGCGCGCTGGCCGGCCTCGGCATCTACGCGCTCTCCACCGGGGCGCTGCTCGGCGCGATCGGGGCCAGCGTGATGGTCTGGCTGGTCGCGACCGCGCAGGGTGGGCTGACCCCGATCCGGCTGGTGCTCTCCGGGGTGGTGCTCTCCTCGGGACTCTCCGCGATCGCCTCGTTCCTGGTCTTCGCCAGCGACGACCCGCGCGCGGCCAACTCGGTGATGTTCTGGATGCTCGGCAGCGTCGGCGGCGCCAGCTGGGAGCGCCTGTGGGTCCCGGCCGTCGTCGGCCTCGTCGTCGCCGTCGGCATGCTGGCGATGCACCGCTGGCTCGACGCGCTCGCCGCCGGCCCGGAGACCGCGGCCTCCCTCGGTGTGAACGTGATGGCGCTGCGCGCGGGGCTGTTCGTCGCGCTGGCGGTGCTCGTCGGCGTGCTGGTCGCGGTCAGCGGCGGCATCGGCTTCGTCGGGCTGATCGTGCCCCACGCCGCCCGCCTTCTGGTCGGTGCCCGACACCGGGTCGTGCTGCCGGTCGCGGCGCTGGGCGGCGGGCTGTTCCTGCTCTGGGTCGACGTGCTCGCCCGGCTCGTGGCCCGGCCGCAGGAGATCCCTCTGGGCGTGGTCACCGGCGTCGTCGGCGCGCCGCTCTTCCTGCTGCTGATGGGTCGCAGCCGCTACCGGTTCGGCGGCGAGTCATGA
- a CDS encoding FecCD family ABC transporter permease, whose amino-acid sequence MTYDATAAMDRIEDGDLDDDLDHDRRRRHTGLWIGGLVIALLVTLPVAVGLGPAAVPVDTVAQIVGRHLFGVPVEMTWTPAQESIVWLLRVPRVLLGAAVGAGLAIAGVGLQALTRNILAEPYLLGVTSGASSVAAATILFGFGAGVGSSSLAASSFVGALLAGVVVYLLARVGGQMTSTRLVLAGVSVGYVLHALTSFLIFASDDPDAGRSVLFWTLGSLTLATGGSALVTWVVVLATLALLVLWARRLDALAIGDTTAQTYGISPTRFRALVMVTIALCVGAVVAASGGIGFVGLIIPHVARMCVGTSHRRLLPVAALLGAIFLVWADVLARTALMPQELPLGIVTALAGAPLLFLLVRRLNPSG is encoded by the coding sequence GTGACGTACGACGCAACGGCGGCGATGGACCGGATCGAGGACGGCGACCTCGACGACGACCTCGACCACGACCGACGTCGGCGCCACACCGGCCTGTGGATCGGCGGCCTCGTGATCGCCCTGTTGGTCACCCTCCCGGTCGCGGTCGGCCTCGGGCCGGCAGCGGTGCCGGTCGACACCGTCGCCCAGATCGTCGGCCGCCACCTGTTCGGGGTGCCGGTCGAGATGACCTGGACCCCGGCCCAGGAGTCGATCGTCTGGCTCCTGCGGGTGCCGCGGGTGCTGCTCGGCGCCGCGGTCGGCGCCGGGCTCGCGATCGCCGGCGTCGGCCTGCAGGCGCTGACCCGCAACATCCTGGCCGAGCCCTACCTGCTGGGCGTCACCTCCGGCGCCTCGAGCGTGGCCGCGGCGACGATCCTGTTCGGGTTCGGCGCCGGCGTCGGGTCGTCCTCGCTCGCGGCCAGCTCGTTCGTCGGGGCGCTGCTGGCCGGGGTGGTGGTCTACCTGCTGGCCCGGGTCGGCGGGCAGATGACCTCGACGCGGCTCGTGCTGGCCGGGGTCTCGGTCGGCTACGTGCTGCACGCGCTCACCTCGTTCCTGATCTTCGCCTCCGACGACCCCGACGCCGGCCGCTCGGTGCTGTTCTGGACGCTCGGGTCGCTGACCCTGGCCACCGGCGGCTCCGCCCTGGTGACCTGGGTGGTCGTGCTGGCCACGCTGGCGCTGCTGGTGCTGTGGGCACGTCGCCTGGACGCGCTGGCCATCGGCGACACGACGGCACAGACGTACGGCATCTCGCCGACGCGCTTTCGGGCGCTGGTCATGGTGACGATCGCACTGTGCGTGGGCGCTGTGGTCGCGGCGTCGGGCGGTATCGGGTTCGTCGGGCTGATCATCCCGCACGTGGCACGGATGTGCGTCGGGACCTCCCACCGGCGGCTGCTCCCCGTCGCCGCGCTGCTGGGCGCGATCTTCCTGGTGTGGGCCGACGTGCTCGCCCGCACCGCGCTGATGCCACAGGAGCTGCCGCTGGGCATCGTCACAGCGCTGGCCGGCGCGCCCCTGCTGTTCCTGCTCGTACGCCGACTCAACCCGAGCGGATGA
- a CDS encoding ribonucleotide-diphosphate reductase subunit beta, whose product MIDTDGLPIRTEKAAYVFDYPMAEDLAKKQRSIFWTAEEIPVENDKQDFLVNMTDAEQAAVKTTLKLFTIYELILGGEVWGDRLFHAFPRPEIQMMTNAFSFAELNMHAPFYAKLNKTLMIDTEEFYDSYKNDPVLAERIAFVWDAIADDDLLYALSVFTLMENCVLYSNFAFLKHFQSGGKNLLQNVISGINFSARDENLHATGGAWLFNTLLEEYAATVSAEQFEAERADLFARVRGVAEHLYAHEARIVEMLFAHGPIEGIDQADLEAFVRSRVDMTLENMRMEPLFGVEDNPIAEWFYSGINGTQFHDFFQVTGNEYNRNIGEMEFSF is encoded by the coding sequence ATGATCGACACCGACGGTCTGCCGATCCGCACCGAGAAGGCGGCGTACGTCTTCGACTACCCGATGGCCGAGGACCTGGCCAAGAAGCAGCGGAGCATCTTCTGGACCGCCGAGGAGATCCCGGTCGAGAACGACAAGCAGGACTTCCTGGTCAACATGACCGACGCCGAGCAGGCGGCGGTCAAGACGACGCTGAAGCTGTTCACCATCTACGAGCTGATCCTCGGCGGCGAGGTGTGGGGCGACCGGCTCTTCCACGCGTTCCCGCGGCCAGAGATCCAGATGATGACCAACGCGTTCTCGTTCGCCGAGCTCAACATGCACGCGCCGTTCTACGCGAAGCTCAACAAGACGCTGATGATCGACACCGAGGAGTTCTACGACTCCTACAAGAACGACCCGGTGCTGGCCGAGCGGATCGCGTTCGTCTGGGACGCGATCGCCGACGACGACCTCCTCTACGCACTGAGCGTCTTCACGCTCATGGAGAACTGCGTCCTCTACTCCAACTTCGCCTTCCTCAAGCACTTCCAGTCGGGCGGGAAGAACCTGCTGCAGAACGTGATCAGCGGCATCAACTTCTCCGCCCGCGACGAGAACCTGCACGCCACCGGCGGCGCCTGGCTGTTCAACACGCTCTTGGAGGAGTACGCCGCGACCGTTTCTGCCGAGCAGTTCGAGGCCGAGCGCGCCGACCTGTTCGCCCGGGTCAGGGGCGTCGCCGAGCACCTCTACGCCCACGAGGCCCGGATCGTGGAGATGCTCTTCGCCCACGGCCCGATCGAGGGCATCGACCAGGCCGACCTGGAGGCGTTCGTGAGGTCGCGGGTCGACATGACGCTGGAGAACATGCGGATGGAGCCGCTCTTCGGCGTCGAGGACAACCCGATCGCCGAGTGGTTCTACAGCGGCATCAACGGCACCCAGTTCCACGACTTCTTCCAGGTCACCGGCAACGAATACAACCGCAACATCGGCGAGATGGAGTTCAGCTTCTGA
- a CDS encoding ABC transporter ATP-binding protein: MIAATDVSVGYDDTLVIDGVGLQAAPGEVVGLIGPNGSGKTTFLRTMYAALRPRAGLVTLDDRPVAELRGPDLARRIAVVAQETPSDLPVTVADMVLLGRAPHRRALAAFTRDDHRAVASALTRVGARHLAERRYATLSGGEKQRVLVARTLAQQADHILLDEPTNHLDIRYQHELLRMVGRLGVTSVVVLHDLNLAVRYCTRLVLLDHGRVVATGAPEEVVTSPVLSAVYGIHVEPVTVDGCLQLVFSPADEALAETDPENEPVATAPATRCR, encoded by the coding sequence ATGATCGCGGCGACCGACGTCAGCGTCGGCTATGACGACACCCTGGTGATCGACGGGGTCGGCCTGCAGGCCGCGCCCGGGGAGGTGGTCGGCCTCATCGGGCCGAACGGCAGCGGCAAGACCACCTTCCTACGCACCATGTACGCAGCGCTGCGCCCCCGCGCCGGGCTGGTCACCCTCGACGACCGCCCGGTTGCCGAGCTGCGCGGACCCGACCTGGCCCGTCGCATCGCGGTGGTCGCCCAGGAGACACCCTCCGACCTGCCCGTCACCGTCGCCGACATGGTGCTGCTGGGACGCGCCCCGCACCGCCGGGCGCTGGCCGCGTTCACCCGAGACGACCACCGGGCGGTGGCCTCGGCGCTGACGCGGGTCGGCGCCCGCCATCTCGCCGAGCGCCGCTACGCCACCTTGTCCGGCGGGGAGAAGCAACGGGTGCTGGTCGCCCGGACGCTGGCGCAGCAGGCCGACCACATCCTCCTCGACGAGCCGACCAACCACCTCGACATCCGCTACCAGCACGAGCTGCTGCGGATGGTCGGTCGGCTCGGAGTCACCTCCGTGGTCGTGCTCCACGACCTCAACCTCGCCGTTCGCTACTGCACCCGGCTGGTGCTGCTCGACCATGGTCGCGTTGTGGCCACCGGGGCGCCGGAGGAGGTCGTGACCTCACCTGTCCTCAGCGCCGTCTACGGCATCCACGTCGAGCCGGTCACGGTCGACGGGTGCCTCCAGCTGGTCTTCAGCCCGGCCGACGAGGCTCTGGCCGAGACCGATCCCGAGAACGAGCCGGTCGCTACCGCGCCAGCCACTCGTTGCCGGTGA
- a CDS encoding ABC transporter ATP-binding protein, with amino-acid sequence MSASGQVLRLRGVGARLGEREVLRDVDLDVPAGARLGIVGVNGVGKSTLLRILAGVRRPSTGHAELADEAGDLQPAVRIPARARARLLAYVPQEEVASAELLVGEMVALGRVPRTRPWARGGRREREIVRAALEVVGLGDRIDDPCDRLSGGERRRAVLARGLAQESPTMLLDEPTNHLDVAWQLHLLQTVSDRATTVVATIHDLDLALRSFDRLAVLGRPPGVHPETGPATVVAQGPPEEVLDAVLVEDHFGVGSVQVPHPHLPQSHLLIHPRKDTSA; translated from the coding sequence ATGAGCGCGTCCGGACAGGTGCTGAGGCTGCGCGGGGTCGGCGCCCGGCTGGGGGAGCGGGAGGTGCTGCGCGACGTCGACCTCGACGTGCCGGCCGGAGCCAGGCTCGGGATCGTGGGCGTCAACGGCGTGGGAAAGTCGACCCTGCTGCGCATCCTGGCCGGCGTACGTCGCCCGAGCACCGGCCACGCCGAGCTCGCCGACGAGGCCGGCGACCTGCAGCCCGCAGTGCGCATCCCGGCCCGCGCCCGGGCGCGGCTGCTGGCCTACGTCCCGCAGGAGGAGGTGGCCTCGGCCGAGCTGCTCGTCGGCGAGATGGTTGCGCTGGGTCGGGTGCCGCGCACCCGGCCCTGGGCACGCGGTGGCCGCCGCGAGCGCGAGATCGTCCGGGCGGCGCTCGAGGTCGTCGGGCTGGGCGACCGGATCGACGATCCTTGCGACCGGCTCTCCGGCGGTGAGCGGCGCCGGGCCGTGCTGGCTCGCGGCCTGGCCCAGGAGAGCCCGACGATGCTGCTCGACGAGCCGACCAACCACCTCGACGTCGCCTGGCAGCTGCATCTGCTCCAGACCGTCTCCGACCGGGCCACCACGGTCGTGGCAACCATCCACGACCTCGATCTCGCGCTGCGCTCCTTCGACCGGCTCGCCGTGCTTGGCCGACCGCCCGGCGTACATCCGGAGACCGGCCCGGCGACCGTCGTCGCGCAGGGACCGCCCGAGGAGGTCCTCGACGCCGTCCTGGTCGAGGACCACTTCGGAGTCGGCTCCGTCCAGGTGCCCCACCCGCACCTGCCCCAGTCTCACCTCCTCATCCATCCTCGGAAGGACACCTCCGCATGA
- a CDS encoding ribonucleoside-diphosphate reductase subunit alpha, producing the protein MTNNNWETLSAERKALQDSGTVPTFMTTAGYAMFKAKYTVEGQSVRERYRRIAATAGDLADEMYAREDGISWTEKFFEAIWNGWLSPSTPVLSNLGTDRGLPVSCEGSYVEDSVWGFYETLKEAAILSQHGFGTSAYLGDVRPRGAKFSDNGKANGVVPVFGNFVEMTNQISQGATRRGSWAGYLPVDHPDFYELADLIFREPANKNIGWIFSQAFINRMLAGDRDALERYQRVLKIRVVLGKGYIWKVDTVNAAQTESYKASGLENKASNLCSEITLFSDEDHSYTCVLSSLNLSTYDEWKDQDTAYVATVFLDAVAEAFLRKARTVRGLERAVRYTEKARSLGLGVMGYHDYLQKQRVPFESDKAAALNKDVFEHISTRADAASRWMGSVAGVPGWCVGRRNSHLMAIAPTMSTAVIVGGTSQGIEPYVANVWNQTTSAGEMPRANQNLVEVMTERGVYDQTHIDDIIDHGGSVAHVDWLDDHEKDVFRTGYEIDQEILLARASDRQVYIDQAQSLNLFFQADATPQYISKIHKIALLDPNIKSLYYLRSRAGIQASKQTPKN; encoded by the coding sequence ATGACGAACAACAACTGGGAGACCCTCTCCGCCGAGCGCAAGGCGCTGCAGGACTCGGGCACCGTGCCGACCTTCATGACCACCGCGGGCTACGCGATGTTCAAGGCGAAATACACCGTCGAGGGCCAGAGCGTCCGGGAGCGCTACCGGAGGATCGCGGCGACCGCCGGCGACCTGGCCGACGAGATGTACGCCCGCGAGGACGGCATCTCCTGGACCGAGAAGTTCTTCGAGGCGATCTGGAACGGCTGGCTCTCGCCGTCGACGCCGGTGCTCTCCAACCTCGGCACCGACCGCGGCCTGCCGGTCTCGTGCGAGGGCTCGTACGTCGAGGACTCGGTCTGGGGTTTCTACGAGACCCTCAAGGAGGCCGCGATCCTGTCCCAGCACGGGTTCGGCACCTCGGCCTACCTCGGCGACGTACGTCCTCGGGGCGCGAAGTTCTCCGACAACGGCAAGGCCAACGGGGTGGTGCCGGTCTTCGGCAACTTCGTCGAGATGACCAACCAGATCAGTCAGGGCGCCACCCGCCGCGGCTCCTGGGCGGGCTACCTGCCGGTGGACCACCCCGACTTCTACGAGCTCGCCGACCTGATCTTCCGCGAGCCGGCCAACAAGAACATCGGCTGGATCTTCAGCCAGGCGTTCATCAACCGGATGCTCGCCGGCGACCGCGACGCGCTCGAGCGCTATCAGCGGGTGCTGAAGATCCGGGTCGTGCTCGGCAAGGGCTACATCTGGAAGGTCGACACGGTCAACGCAGCGCAGACCGAGTCCTACAAGGCCAGCGGCCTGGAGAACAAGGCCTCCAACCTGTGCTCGGAGATCACCCTGTTCAGCGACGAGGACCACTCCTACACCTGTGTGCTCTCCTCGCTGAACCTCTCGACCTACGACGAGTGGAAGGACCAGGACACGGCGTACGTCGCGACGGTCTTCCTCGACGCGGTCGCCGAGGCGTTCCTGCGCAAGGCCCGCACGGTGCGCGGGCTGGAGCGGGCGGTGCGCTACACCGAGAAGGCGCGCAGCCTGGGCCTGGGCGTGATGGGCTACCACGACTACCTGCAGAAGCAGCGGGTGCCGTTCGAGTCCGACAAGGCCGCCGCGCTCAACAAGGACGTCTTCGAGCACATCTCGACCCGCGCCGACGCGGCGTCGCGGTGGATGGGCTCGGTCGCCGGCGTGCCGGGGTGGTGCGTCGGCCGCCGCAACTCCCACCTGATGGCGATCGCGCCGACGATGAGCACCGCGGTGATCGTGGGCGGCACCAGCCAGGGCATCGAGCCGTACGTCGCCAACGTCTGGAACCAGACCACCTCGGCCGGCGAGATGCCGCGGGCCAACCAGAACCTCGTCGAGGTGATGACCGAGCGCGGGGTCTACGACCAGACGCACATCGACGACATCATCGACCACGGTGGCTCCGTGGCCCATGTGGACTGGCTCGACGACCACGAGAAGGACGTCTTCAGGACCGGCTACGAGATCGACCAGGAGATCCTGCTCGCCCGCGCCTCCGACCGGCAGGTCTACATCGACCAGGCGCAGTCGCTCAACCTGTTCTTCCAGGCCGACGCGACCCCGCAGTACATCAGCAAGATCCACAAGATCGCGCTGCTCGACCCGAACATCAAGAGCCTGTACTACCTGCGCTCGCGGGCCGGGATCCAGGCCAGCAAGCAGACCCCCAAGAACTGA